Below is a window of Fervidobacterium pennivorans DSM 9078 DNA.
GTTCAACTATCTTGGAGCGAATGCAACACTTTGTGTTGAAGACATTGCGTTGCACGAAAAAACTCTAAAAAACTCTGACATAATCTTCTACCAGATAGGTGCAGGAGAATCTGATGAAATACTTTCATACTTAAAAACCTTAGGCAAACCCATCTTCCTCGAGTTGTGCAAATATGTAGAACCAAAAATACTTGATGGGATAGATTTCGTTTCACTCAACGAAGAAGAGGCGTTGAAGATAACCGAAACAAAGAACACGTTTGAAGCGTTAAGTACTTTGTTGGATTTGGGGATAAAGAATATATTCATGAAACTTGGTGCGAAAGGCAGTATACATGCTTGCGAAGAGAAAATCACATATGGGAAACCATATACGATAGATGCACTTGATACAACAGGCGCGGGTGACGCTTTTAGCGCAGGATGTATATATGGTATTCTAAACAATTTTCCGGTCGAGAATATCCTCTCTTTTGCCAACAGATGTGGAGCACTAACATGCACAAGGAAGGGCACAACGCGGGCATTTCCAACGATTGAGGAAGTACAAAAATTCAAAGAGTAAAACCATCTACTTTTTTATTAAATTGCCCATCACTCTATTTTTCCACTCCAATGCCATGCATACTACCATCCATACCATTGAATGCAAAGGCAAAACAAAAAACCGATGGGGTCTGAACACCCCATCGGTTTGCTTTGACGTTAAAATGAAACTATCACTGTCCGAAGATTGTCCACCAGACATAGATTGGCTGCGAGTCGGTGCCCAAATTCAATCCACCAAAGTCATCAATTATAGTCCATGTGGTTCCAGCTTTTAGAACTCCGTAAACAGGGATGTCTTCACCGTTCAATGTTACTGTTCCTTGGATTGTAATATCTGTCGCTGCTGGTAAGAGCGTTTGTATACCAAATGAAATTTGACCTGAGAGTAACGACAAATCGTATGTTTGATTTCTTGCGTATGCCACACGACCGTAAACTCCTCTTAGTAACGGATCAACAACCACAAATTGTGGGTCTTTCAGTGTTGAGAGGTTAGTGCTGAATTTAACTTGCAGTGTCGAATTAAAATTGACATTGAGTTGTGTTGCATCTGGAGAAACTCCAAAGCCGACGAAGGAAGCTTGCCTTTCCTCAGCCATTCTCAAAGCAATGGCATAACCTCCGGGAATACTTTCTCCATCGTAAGGAGCCAGAGCTCTATCCCAGTGGTCTGGTCCACCAACAAATATGTCGTAAGTGCCGCTGTCGATGTGTGGGAACCTTGCTATACCATCAGGACCTGTTTTCGCATAATAGCATGAACCATTGTCTCTCATCATTGATACAAAGACCGTTGGGACTCCGAAATTTCCTTTAGCATCCGTAACAACTACTTGGAACTCTTCGACTCCACCTTGTGTCGGAAGAGGACCTTGCAATGCTGCATCGAGCTTTACCAGACCATAACCGGTATCGTGATCCCAACCATTTCCGTTAAAATCGAATGCTGTGTTTTCGAGTAATTTTCTTATCTGCCATGGTTTTGCGTTCGGGAATTTTTGTAGCAATACAGCAACAACACCTGTTACATGCGGTGCAGCCATTGAGGTTCCTTGATAGTAATCATAAGTACCGCCATTTGTTGCAGGAACGTTTTCGTTGTGCCCTTCGTATCCGATACTATCTTCGCCAGGAACCGTCGAGAGAATCGTAACTCCAGGTGCGCCAACTGAGACTCCATCGCTTCTGCTTGAAAAACCTGCCACTCTAAATGTTCCACCGTAGTAGTCAAGAGCAGCAACTTGGATAACACCAGGATAACCTGCTGGATATTGATGGTGTGAATCTGATGTATTGTTACCAGCTGAGACAACCATGACAACTCCATGCTCCATCGCATAATCAAATGCTTCTTTCATTGTGTAGCTGTAACCCCAGCCACCCCAAGAGTGGTTCATTACCTTTGCACCATGGTCTGTTGCCCAAATTATACCTGCTGCGACATAATCGTCGCCAACGTAACCATTTCCACCAACAAGTGCTGGGTCATCGAATATAACTATCGGCATTATCTTTGCACCAGGTGCAACACCAACGATACCTTTTCCATCTTTCTTTGCCGCAATCGTTCCAGCAACGTGTGTTCCATGTGAACCACCGTAGGATGAATCTGTTCCTGCTGGGAGTTCTTCATCAAATGCCGGTCTGTATCCTGCGATAACTTGCCCTTCCAAATCTGGATGGGTGCCGTCGACACCAGTATCAACAACCGCAACGATAATATTTGTTCCCGATGCTTCTTCCCAAAGCTGTTGTGTTACACCAATTGCCTCAAGGCCCCAGAGTTCGTTGGAAAGTTCTTCACCGTAATCTCTTGCAGTACTGTTCAACCCAGGTTTTCTGATTTTGTACATATCAGGATTTGGCTTCACAACTGTTGGTTTTATGAGCTCCCTCTTGTAACTTGGTTCAACATACCTGATACCTTTAAGTGCAAGTGCCTTTATCTTGTCGTATGCTTGTTTAACCGTCATTCCATTGAGTTTTATGGAGACCACTTTAATCTGTGGTAATTCGAGCACTACTTTACCGTTAACTGCTTTGACTATTTTATCTACTTCCGACCTATCGTTGTAACCAACGAGGATTTTACCCTCGGTATATTCCCCGTCCCTCAATTCACCGAAGAGTATATGGTAACCCTGAGATTTTATCTCCGGTAACGATGCTAAATCTTTTGCTTTGCTCCTTGGCTCAAAACTCGGATTTGCACATGAAAAGAGCGCGAGAATAAGAGCAACAATGGAAGCTATCAACAATACTTTTCTCATCGCAATCCCCCCTTTCTTAGTTCTCACCGGTTACAAATCTGTGGTAAATCTCTGTTTTAACACCCCACGGATCAACAAATCCGGCTTCATCAACCTTTATCGCATAAGCAATACTTCTGTCCGTTGCGTCAATCACCATCGCAACTAACAGTTCATTACCCCATTCATAAACTTTGTTAGCCTGGAGCTTGTTGTATGGATACCACGCTCCAGCTGCAAAGTCTATCCAGCGGTATGTTCCTGATGTAAAGTCACTAAAGTTAAATTCGACAGTTGGAGTATCTGATGTGGTGTAGAAAATACTGTAAGAACCTGCTTTTGGATCCTTTCCTATCGAATAGTAGCAGTAATCATTCACAACCTCATCGTATAGCCAGATGTCATAATAGTATGTGACTGTTCCTTCTTCGGTCCTTGGGACTCCATTGAATCTCCACTTGAATGTTGGATCTCTTGAAACATTTGTTGAACCGTTGACTGGGCTTTCGTAAACCACGTCAAACATTGGTAGTGGAATTACGTTACCAATAACTGTGTACGGTGTTTCAAATCCATCGTAAACTGAAGAGACCGCATAGTAGACTTTCTTCATTGGCTCAAGCTCTGCTGAGTAATCGCGGTAGTAATAGTACGTATTTGGAACTGTTGCAATTGGTTCATACGTTACGTTGTCAAAGGACCTATAAATCCTGTAAGCCTTTGGCATTGTTGTTCCGGATGTTGAATACCACGGTCTCCAGCGTACTTCAATGTAGAGGTTCTGACCTTTGCCTGCTGCTGTCGGATTTGTTCCTTTCTTGTAGAACTCAATTGCCTGGTTTCTCGTGTAAGCAAGTATGTTGTAACTCGTTGGCGCTATTGCTGTGTATTTTTGAACAATATATGGAACAATGCTTGAAACTGGTTGTCTGATAACATTTATATAAACTATCTTTTCATATCTGTTGTCGTTTTGGTCATAAACATCTATCAATACAGGTGTCATTCCTTCAAATTCTTTCGCTGACTGGGTTGCAAGTATAGAACCAGAGTAACCTATTGTTCTTGGATTTGTGAAGGTTCCGGTTCCAGGAACACCACCAACTTTAACATACCAAAGGTTGAATGCGTATTCCGTAGATGTTGCTTGTCCAACAACGCTTATTGTATTAGTAGTCAGATTCGAACCTGGCAACAGCATATTTCCGTTAGCATCATACATTTCGAACTCAAGTTCGAATGGTTTATCAGATGTTGTTGGTCCAAGCTTTGCAACTCTTAATTGAGTTTCAAACTTCACTGTTTCAGCATGCCTTAGTCTTAGACCTTCGATGTACGTTCTTGCATGTCCAGTTTTCTTAATAACAATGTCAAAGTCTGTTGTAGAAGATAGCAGAACGTTGCTGAAAGATGCTTTACCTGTTTCATCCGTGGTTGTAGTTGCTACCGTGTTAGTTCCAGCTCTAAGTTCTACCGTCGCACCTTGTACAGCTGCTCCGGATTTGTAGTCTGTTACGTAAACAGTAAGACTACCTGCTCCATCGTACGGAGCTTTAACTTTGAACGTAAGGTTAGCAATTCCACCTTTGCCGTCTGAAACCTCGATTGTTACATTCTGAGCATCTGTCGACTTCGTTGTGGGGAACCAGTAGTATTTCTTTCCTATAACATACCCCGGACCAGATTTTACCGTAAAGGTTAATGCATCACCATCTGGGTCATACGCGTAATCTG
It encodes the following:
- a CDS encoding carbohydrate kinase family protein, whose translation is MTVTCIGKLNIDFNYSVDTIEIGKNHVSENVETSIGGKATNIAVALRKLGILTQLIANIGDDELGTNAISQLQSFGVIPLINVKPGTRTGFTFIVVESDGTNTMFNYLGANATLCVEDIALHEKTLKNSDIIFYQIGAGESDEILSYLKTLGKPIFLELCKYVEPKILDGIDFVSLNEEEALKITETKNTFEALSTLLDLGIKNIFMKLGAKGSIHACEEKITYGKPYTIDALDTTGAGDAFSAGCIYGILNNFPVENILSFANRCGALTCTRKGTTRAFPTIEEVQKFKE
- a CDS encoding Ig-like domain-containing protein gives rise to the protein MKKAAFLAIGLVLLLILTLSGCEQVGNLFNKPPVWKNYSYTKTARVGQELTFDLSSEVSDPDGDPVTITIVGETYGAMITNKTFKFTPTSSETFTFTLKASDGKGGESYATLVVTVNPLPNSAPVWNLPEDGIQIQKGESLNYALEDKVTDPDGDEVTITIESGPTGASITNKTLTWSTASVSEGLYIFLLKATDSKGAFTYGQLRVSVVPVPPTNRAPNVLPVPEQIANVGKLVTVNLADYAYDPDGDALTFTVKSGPGYVIGKKYYWFPTTKSTDAQNVTIEVSDGKGGIANLTFKVKAPYDGAGSLTVYVTDYKSGAAVQGATVELRAGTNTVATTTTDETGKASFSNVLLSSTTDFDIVIKKTGHARTYIEGLRLRHAETVKFETQLRVAKLGPTTSDKPFELEFEMYDANGNMLLPGSNLTTNTISVVGQATSTEYAFNLWYVKVGGVPGTGTFTNPRTIGYSGSILATQSAKEFEGMTPVLIDVYDQNDNRYEKIVYINVIRQPVSSIVPYIVQKYTAIAPTSYNILAYTRNQAIEFYKKGTNPTAAGKGQNLYIEVRWRPWYSTSGTTMPKAYRIYRSFDNVTYEPIATVPNTYYYYRDYSAELEPMKKVYYAVSSVYDGFETPYTVIGNVIPLPMFDVVYESPVNGSTNVSRDPTFKWRFNGVPRTEEGTVTYYYDIWLYDEVVNDYCYYSIGKDPKAGSYSIFYTTSDTPTVEFNFSDFTSGTYRWIDFAAGAWYPYNKLQANKVYEWGNELLVAMVIDATDRSIAYAIKVDEAGFVDPWGVKTEIYHRFVTGEN
- a CDS encoding S8 family serine peptidase — encoded protein: MRKVLLIASIVALILALFSCANPSFEPRSKAKDLASLPEIKSQGYHILFGELRDGEYTEGKILVGYNDRSEVDKIVKAVNGKVVLELPQIKVVSIKLNGMTVKQAYDKIKALALKGIRYVEPSYKRELIKPTVVKPNPDMYKIRKPGLNSTARDYGEELSNELWGLEAIGVTQQLWEEASGTNIIVAVVDTGVDGTHPDLEGQVIAGYRPAFDEELPAGTDSSYGGSHGTHVAGTIAAKKDGKGIVGVAPGAKIMPIVIFDDPALVGGNGYVGDDYVAAGIIWATDHGAKVMNHSWGGWGYSYTMKEAFDYAMEHGVVMVVSAGNNTSDSHHQYPAGYPGVIQVAALDYYGGTFRVAGFSSRSDGVSVGAPGVTILSTVPGEDSIGYEGHNENVPATNGGTYDYYQGTSMAAPHVTGVVAVLLQKFPNAKPWQIRKLLENTAFDFNGNGWDHDTGYGLVKLDAALQGPLPTQGGVEEFQVVVTDAKGNFGVPTVFVSMMRDNGSCYYAKTGPDGIARFPHIDSGTYDIFVGGPDHWDRALAPYDGESIPGGYAIALRMAEERQASFVGFGVSPDATQLNVNFNSTLQVKFSTNLSTLKDPQFVVVDPLLRGVYGRVAYARNQTYDLSLLSGQISFGIQTLLPAATDITIQGTVTLNGEDIPVYGVLKAGTTWTIIDDFGGLNLGTDSQPIYVWWTIFGQ